The following nucleotide sequence is from Candidatus Zixiibacteriota bacterium.
AGGGAATTAAGGTCGGCCATAAAAGTTGAAGCGGCGGTAAGCAGAAGCAGCGGTCGCCCATAATTCGCGGGAAAGTAGCGTCTCAATAGCAGTCCCAACAGAATTATATAACCGACATTGAGAATTCGGATACCGGTAAAAGGGTCAAATATCTCGCTCAGTAAAGCGAGAGGGTAGTACTGCAGGAACGGCTGAGTCAGTTTTTCGCCGCAGAAAGCGGGATTGGGCGGGGGAAAGTCATTTAAGAGACTGTTGGCGATGGCGCCGTAATAGAGAAAATCGATATCGGCCGGGGCGTCAAATACGAACTCCCCGGAAACGGGAGAATACGTTCCAATAAGAAACTGCCCCAGAATGAAGAGACTGACGAGGGCGACAAAGATAACAGAATTGCTGTCAAATTTTCTCATCAGTGCCATGGGGAGGCTAACCCCGGTGGAATTTAAGAATCTTCTACCGTTGTTCCTAACCTTTGTAAATGTCGGTCAGCTCATTATTGGCGTCGGCGTCATAAACCTTGAATTCCTGCATCGGGATGGTAGTATCGCGAATCAGATTTATTTTGAATCCGTGAACTTTCATAATCTTGCCGATGCGGTTGACACCGTTGCTGATAAGCGATTCGGCCAGTTGCGGGGAGATGCTGAGATGAAAGCGCTTGAATCTTCCGTCAACTTTGGCGCGGTTGAACCAGCGTTCGATTTTGGTGGCGACGGTATCCCGGGAGAGAATCCGCCCGAACCCGTGGCAATGAGGACAGGCTTCGGAAAAGGTGAAAATGAGAGAGGGGCGAATCCGTTCCCGCGTCAGTTCAATCAGCCCGAATTCGTTGACCGGCGAGAGCGCTTTCTTGGCGCGGTCGTTGCGAAAAGCATTCTTAAATTCTTCGAACAGACGGCGGCGGTTCTCGCGGCTGTACATATCGATAAAATCGCAGACGATTAGACCGCCGATATCGCGCAGTCGAATCTGGCGGGCGATTTCCTTGGCGGCTTCAAGATTGGTGCGAAGAATCGTGGTTTCCTGGTCTCCCTTGCCGACAAAGCGGCCGGTGTTGACGTCGATAGTGACCATCGCTTCGGTCTGGTCAATTACCAGGTACGAGCCTTTTTTTATCCAGACTTTCCGCTCGAGCATCTTGTCGATTTCCGGCTCCAGTTTGTACAGGTCAAAAAGCTGGGTGGCGCCGCGATAGAGGATTACCCGTTTCCGAAGATGCGGCATAACCTGTCGCACATACGCCATAATGGTGCGGTATTCGGTGCGGTCGTCGACCAGAAGCCGCTCTACGTCATCGGTGAAAATATCGCGTATAATCGATGTCGTAATTTCCACTTCTTTATGAATAAGAGCCGGAGCTTTCGTCAGCTCCGAGCGGCGTTTGAGCCGCGACCAGAGCTTCAGGAGTCGTTTTACATCGGAACGAAAATCATTCTCGTTTTTTCCTTCCGCTTCGGTGCGGATAATCAGACCGAATCCTTCCGGTCTCAAGGGGGAGATGACTTTTTTGAGACGTCGCTTCTCTCCCCAGTTGGAGATTTTTTTCGACACCCGAACATGGTCATCATCCGGCACCAGCACCAGATATCGCCCCGGTATGGAGACATCGGTCGCCACCCGCGGACCCTTATTGCCGATCGGCTCTTTGATGACCTGCACCAGAATGTCCTGCCCCTCTTTGAGGACCGTTTCGATGCCGGCCCGGCGCGCCTTGCGAACAATATCAGCCGGAGATTCCTCATCGACCAGTTCGGAGTCAAACTGGGGACCATCGGAGACATCGCCGATATCCGAAGCGTGGAGAAAAGCGGCTTTTTCCTGTCCGATATCAATAAAAGCGGCCTGCATACCGGGAAGGACCGTCTTTATCTTCCCTTTATAAATATTGCCGACGAGACGCTCCGATTGCGGTCTTTCGACATAAAGCTCAACCAGACGGTCGTCCTCGAGAATCGCTACCCGTGTTTCGTATTCGGAGGAATTGATTAGAATTTCTTTTTTCATGGGCGGAGAATTTCCTTTGTATTTTTTGCCCCGAGAATATCCTGGCGGGTGGGGTGGTAACCGCGGACAAATTCGGCGCCGCTCATCAGTTTTTTCCCTTCGGGAATTACCTCGAGCAGTTCGACAAGGCCGTCAGCCACCTCGACCAGCAAGCGGTTCTTATCCTCCCGAATGCGGCCAGGACGTAAATCGTTGACATCGCGCGGACCGGCAATGCCGGCGCGCAGAATTTTCAGTTTCTTATCTCTATGGTAAGTATAGGCTCCCGGCACCGACGAGAGCCCTCGTACAAAATTGATAACATGCACCGCCGGAAATCCCCAATCGATAAGGCAATCTTCCGGCGAAAGTTTGGGCGCGGGGGAAGCCAGCCGGCTGTCCTGCGGCAACGGTATGACCTCTTCCCGCTCTATCAGATTCAGACTTTTTTCGAGAACGGGGCCGGCCAGATGCGACATCCGCTCATAGAGCTCATCAAAGGTCTCACCACTCCCGATGGTGACCTTTTCCTGAAAAATAATATCGCCGGTATCGACTTTTTTTTGCAGGAAGAAGGTAGTCAGGCCGGTTTCGGTTTCGCCGTTGATAATAGCCCAGTTTATCGGGGCGGCGCCGCGGTATTTAGGCAGAAGCGAGCCGTGCAGATTGATAGAGCCATGGGGGGGAATGGCGTACAGCGATTCCGGCAGGATTCGGAAAGCGACCACCACAAAGATATCGGCGCCGATCTTCCTTATCTGGTCATGGAATCCGGAATCCTTAAGCGATTCCGGCGAGAAGACCGGGATATCAAGTTGAAGCGCGGCCTCCTTGACGGCGGTTGGAGAAAGTTTTTGACCGCGGCCTGACGGCTTATCCGGGCCGGTAACTACCGCCAGTATATCATGATGAGTATTCTTGTACAAATACTCCAGCGGTCGCCGGGCAAACTCCGGCGTCCCCATAAAGACGACCTTCATTTCGTTTAGAATCGAGGCGGTTGGCAGACTAAATCTGCGCGGTTGCAGCCAGCTTGCGCAATTTGCCGCTTAACAAGGCACGGGAGACCGGTGAAATATAATCGATGAATAGTTTCCCCTCGAGGTGGTCGTACTCATGAAGAATTGCCCGGGCAAGCATGCCCGAGGCGCTCAAAGTAAACTCTTTTCCCTCAAGGTCAGTAGCTCTCACCCGGACCCGTTCGGCTCGCTGAACCTTCTGGTAGATACCGGGAAAGGAGAGACAACCTTCTTCCATCACAACCTCACCGGAGGTTTCCAGGATTTCCGGATTGATGAAAACCCGGACAGACTCGGTCAAGTCCAGAGCGGAAATATCAATGATGAAAATACGGAAAGATTCTCCAACCTGTGGAGCCGCCAGACCAAGCCCATTGGCATGCTTAAGGGTGGCAATCATATCAGCCACCAAATTTTTTATCTTCCGGTCAATTTTTTCGACCGGCTGGGCTTTTTCCCGCAAAACCGGGTCGCCGTACAGAACAATCGGCCTTACCGCCACGAAAACTCCTCTTTGCCTCGGCTTCACAGCCGGGACCTCTCAAAAATTACTCTACTCGAGCCGCAATGGAGGATTTCAAAAACTCCATTTTGACGTCCTCACTTACTTTGAGGACGACGATATTTTTCTCGTCATTTATGGCAAAGATGGTTCCAAACATGCCGCTGGTGGTAACCACTTTGTCGCCTCTTTTCAGTTCCTTCAAAAGCTTATCATGCTCTTTTTGTCTTTTGCGTTGAGGCCTTATAAGCAAAAGATACATAATCAGAAAGAGCGGGATTAACATCCCCCAGGTGGCAAGTAGCCCGCCGGCACCGCCGGCGCCACTTGGGTCCGGACTGCCCGCCGCCCACCAGAATATCAGAAGAGTCTGCAATCTCTCCTCCTAAGATATATCGACAACCTGCTCAAACCCTGAACAGGCGATTCCTGTTAATTGACAATAATATAAAGATTGTCATCAATTAAACAAGGTAAAACTCTTGAATATGACTAACATCAGAATCGGCCGAATGTTCCGCCGTCGTTTGAGAGACCTTCCGGAAAGCCGACCGGGAAGGCAAGAGATTATCCGGCAACAGGATATCAGAACGTTACGGCCTGTGGACGGGTCCAGGCCGGAAGCCGCCGCAGGAGATTGTCGACCTGTTCCACCGCTTCATCCTCAGTCATCCCCTGTCGGTTGACCCGCAGCTGAATCATCTGCGCCCGAATTTCATCCCTCGATTTGAGAATACCCCGGGCGTCGACACAATCGGAGCAGTACAGACTGGAAAAATTCCCCCGGGGAAAGTCCGCTTT
It contains:
- a CDS encoding zinc ribbon domain-containing protein, which produces MPTSTCQTCARPMRDKADFPRGNFSSLYCSDCVDARGILKSRDEIRAQMIQLRVNRQGMTEDEAVEQVDNLLRRLPAWTRPQAVTF
- a CDS encoding Rne/Rng family ribonuclease, which translates into the protein MKKEILINSSEYETRVAILEDDRLVELYVERPQSERLVGNIYKGKIKTVLPGMQAAFIDIGQEKAAFLHASDIGDVSDGPQFDSELVDEESPADIVRKARRAGIETVLKEGQDILVQVIKEPIGNKGPRVATDVSIPGRYLVLVPDDDHVRVSKKISNWGEKRRLKKVISPLRPEGFGLIIRTEAEGKNENDFRSDVKRLLKLWSRLKRRSELTKAPALIHKEVEITTSIIRDIFTDDVERLLVDDRTEYRTIMAYVRQVMPHLRKRVILYRGATQLFDLYKLEPEIDKMLERKVWIKKGSYLVIDQTEAMVTIDVNTGRFVGKGDQETTILRTNLEAAKEIARQIRLRDIGGLIVCDFIDMYSRENRRRLFEEFKNAFRNDRAKKALSPVNEFGLIELTRERIRPSLIFTFSEACPHCHGFGRILSRDTVATKIERWFNRAKVDGRFKRFHLSISPQLAESLISNGVNRIGKIMKVHGFKINLIRDTTIPMQEFKVYDADANNELTDIYKG
- the def gene encoding peptide deformylase, with the translated sequence MAVRPIVLYGDPVLREKAQPVEKIDRKIKNLVADMIATLKHANGLGLAAPQVGESFRIFIIDISALDLTESVRVFINPEILETSGEVVMEEGCLSFPGIYQKVQRAERVRVRATDLEGKEFTLSASGMLARAILHEYDHLEGKLFIDYISPVSRALLSGKLRKLAATAQI
- the yajC gene encoding preprotein translocase subunit YajC, coding for MQTLLIFWWAAGSPDPSGAGGAGGLLATWGMLIPLFLIMYLLLIRPQRKRQKEHDKLLKELKRGDKVVTTSGMFGTIFAINDEKNIVVLKVSEDVKMEFLKSSIAARVE
- the fmt gene encoding methionyl-tRNA formyltransferase, giving the protein MKVVFMGTPEFARRPLEYLYKNTHHDILAVVTGPDKPSGRGQKLSPTAVKEAALQLDIPVFSPESLKDSGFHDQIRKIGADIFVVVAFRILPESLYAIPPHGSINLHGSLLPKYRGAAPINWAIINGETETGLTTFFLQKKVDTGDIIFQEKVTIGSGETFDELYERMSHLAGPVLEKSLNLIEREEVIPLPQDSRLASPAPKLSPEDCLIDWGFPAVHVINFVRGLSSVPGAYTYHRDKKLKILRAGIAGPRDVNDLRPGRIREDKNRLLVEVADGLVELLEVIPEGKKLMSGAEFVRGYHPTRQDILGAKNTKEILRP